Within Salvia splendens isolate huo1 chromosome 21, SspV2, whole genome shotgun sequence, the genomic segment TCCCACATGGACGAAATGGTTAAGGGATGTTGTTGCAACCATCCCGTCCCACTAGGCGTCCCGTAATGCATAGCTCATCCCTTTTTGAAAGGATGACACTCAGAGCGACGTGGTGTTCCCTGGTCACGCAGTCACGCCCCTTCACCACCCTGTGAGTGGGCGTTGTTTTTAccgtttattttttttttaaatctggaaaatttaaaattaatagtaaaattttcTCACTTTCCCAATATTaccttttttatgttttttatctTTCAATTCATCATAAAATCGTCTATAAATATCTCATTCTTcacattattttaattaaaggatagtgtaattttaaaattttataatataaattatgtaaGTTTTAATTTTAGGAATTTGTAAAGTTATTTTTGAGTTTTAATGAAGTTTATTCTTcacattattttaattaaaggatagtgtaattttaaaattttataatataaattatgtaaGTTTTAATTTTAGGAATTTGTAAAGTTATTTTTGAGTTTTAATGAAGTTTTATTGAGGAAatgtatttatattaattttattttcaaactgAAGAATGAAATAGTGGAACTCATGATTATTTAAGGAATGGGATAAATTATTGCAGGTGTATCCTTCAGTTAAGTGAtgatataaaaaatggtaataaatgATTTGAACCTGAATTAAGAGTCAGCTCTAAATTGTGACAGATTTCACTTTTTAGGATAAACACACCAATCAGTTGTAGTTGGAAAAGATTTGTTGCTCTTCTTTACTTCTCCGTCTCCTCTTCTCTCCTATGTGGTCCACGGATTTACTCCAACACACTACGCATGTATATATGTTTATCTGTTTTTGTAATAATGCTTTATTCATGGCCACCGCGGTTTCTTCCACTTCTCTCAGGACTCTGCGATTCAAGTTCAACAACCTCTCTCCATTTTCGCCGCCAAATGGCTTCCTGCGTCTGCGCAGAACCTCACGCTGCGGCGGCGCCAGATGGTCCATGTTCGTCAAGGCTCCCCCCACTCTAAAAAATGGAGTCTTGACCTTCAACGGCAGGGACACGCTTCTGGGCGTGCCGGAGAATGTCCTGCTCACGCCTTGCTCTGATTCAGCCGCCTTCTTGGGCGCCCTTTCCTCTCAGACCAGCTCTAGACATGTCTTCAAGCTCGGTCTTATTCAGTAAGCTCTTCTTTTCATTTTGGGGGTTTACTCATTGTTTTGATTCTTGGATTTAGCTACTGCTTTCTCTCTATATTTATATAAtcacatttttttgttgttttcattttcttaCTATATCCATTCTTTGTTCCAGAAGTGGAGCATTATTTGTTAAGTTACATCTTATTTACTAAAAGATCCTGACATTATGATATGATTACAAGAAACATGAAACCATCTCCTTAGGCTGTGTGAAATGAAGATGCACTTTTAACTTTGGTAGACCAAAAGTTTGAAGCTTCTTTTAAGTGATAATTTGCTTGCTCAATCTGCAGCTTTTAGGTTAGAGAGGTAGGTACACAGGTTTTCTTCAAAACCGAGTTTTTGTTGCATGTACATCTGATCCTGCAGTTTAACTTTAACATTCTGAAAGGTCTCATTGTAATTGTAAATATGTAATCAGAACCTGGTTCTTATGAGTAGCCTTGTATCTGAAGACATTGCAGCTGCTCCATCCATTGCTTTATACTTTAACTGGAAGGGGAATGTTTATAAGTATAATTGTCCCATTTTAGAGaaaaaattgtaattcaagGCGCTTTCTATGATTAGACCCATCACCGCAAAAAAAGTAATAGAGCAAGTGTCGAAATGTGATGTTGAAATTTTGTTGTAATTATGTTTGATTTTACTCTTAACTTTTCTCCTCTGATCAGTCCCTTCTAGCTTAGTGTGCTATCCTTAATGCCTTATGTTATTTTTTTTCACACAAGAGATAAGATATCTACCTACATTGTCAAGTGGTGTGATGTATGTGCTGAATGCAGAGGAGCGAGATTGCTGTCTCTGTTTAGGTTCAAGATATGGTGGATGATACCGCGAGTGGGGAGTTCAGGAAAGGACATTCCTGCTGAAACGCAGATGTTGCTGCTGGAGGCAAGGGAAGAGCCAAATTTTGCAGAACCTGATGGAAATACAGCTTATGTGCTGTTTCTGCCTATATTAGATGGAGAATTCAGGAGCAGCCTGCAGGGGAACATAGCTAATGAGCTAGAAGTTTGTGTCGAAACTGGTAGGGGATCTTCAGTCTGTTCAGGGTTAATTTCCTTTGAAGTGCTCGTTATCTCCAAAGAGTGTATATCTAAAATGTCATGCTAAATACTATTGGATGGATCTTGGTTTGTGTCATCTTGCATAAAAACTTCTCTCCTGGACAGAAAGCTGGTATAATTTTGACACCTCAAGAACTCTGCTCCACACAATTTAACCAATGGTGGTTCTTGTTTTCCACTGCCTTATATTGCATAAATTACTAACTTGTGGTTTGTGTGCTCTGAAGTGAGTTTCTTGTGATTCTGCAGGTGATTCTGCAGGTGACTCTGCTAAAAATGGACCTGGGTCTTCCAGAGCAGTTTTAGTGAACTATGGAAGCAACCCCTTCGAATTAATCAAGGAATCTATGAAGTAGGTGGGCCTCAAAAGAGGTTATGAATTCCATGACTAGATTTGATCGAATGGCTTTGTTGAGGATTTTGTTTCATATTGATAGTATGAAAGCGCAGAAGTACACTTACTAATTTCAATAGCACATGGTATTTTGGCAATCTTTGTTTCATAGATAATGGTTTTGGTGACATTTGACAATGCACAGGATTCTGCAAAAGTACAGTGGAACATTTGCTCTTCGGGAGACTAAGCAGGCATGTCCTTCAAAATAGTCTCGTGCTATCTTGAAAATAAGAACTTGTTATCTAGAGAAATCAACCCCACACGGCCACACCCTtctgtaatatatatattttttgttacaGTTGCCTGGGATGCTTGATTGGTTTGGTTGGTGCACTTGGGATGCTTTTTATCAAGATGTAAATCCTCAAGGAATCAGAGATGTGCTGAAAAGGTTTGTGCTGTCTTGATGATATGATTGTTGCACTTTCCCCAAATCCTCATTCTTCAACTTCTATTCATAAACTTGGAAAATCATTGTTGTTCTGATAATGTTTTGTTGAAAAGGGAGTGGCAATATGCTCCGAAGTTCAATGTCATTGCTGTTTACTCTTATCTCTGATGTATGTATTGTTTAACATGTTTTGCGAGCAGAAGATTTTGACTCCTAGGTGTCAACGTATTTCTAAGTATTATCACAAACCTTCAGCTCTTCATCAATTTTAGTTGGAGAAAGTTGCGCATTAGTGATTCTATTTCTGTATTTACCGTCAGCAATTTGAGTGTCTCCCATGACTTGTAGATGCATATCCAAATTCCAAACATGAATCTCGAGAATATTTTGAACTGGCAGCATTCTTCTTGGCCTTCTTCCAAAGCTTTCAGTTTAGATGTTCTTAATGTCTCTTGCCTATTCTGTTTTTTCCCTCAGCTTGTCTGAGGGTGGCACTCCAGCGAGGTTTTTGATCATTGATGATGGATGGCAAGATACAGCCAATGAGTTCCAAAAGGAGGGAGAGCCTCTTCGAGAAGGGACACAGTGAGTTCACTGTTCCTCCCTTTGACATTTAAGTTGGAGAATTCACATGTAATATAACAGGGCCAGTACTTGAAATGCAGGTTTGGTGCAAGGTTGATGAGTATAAGAGAAAATGAGAAGTTTCGGAAGGCATCAAATTATGATTCAAGCGGCAAGCCGCATAGTTTAAAGGACTTTGTTTCAGATATAAAGGAAACTTTTGGCCTCAAGTATGCTGTTTTTATTTCCTTCTTTCCtcttgtttatatatttataacatTACCACATTGAGTAAAAGCACAAGGATTCAAGTGCAATATAATATTCTTGATCACCATCATCTGTACATGATAGGCTTTCCGGAAGCTCAGTAATTTTTTTCATAGATAGCTTAGCTTTTCTGTTCTCATTAAGTATGTATTTGTTTCTTCTTCCAGGTATGTATATGTATGGCACGCATTAATGGGATACTGGGGTGGACTTCATCCGAATTGTCCCGGAACTCAGAAATACAATCCGACAGTAAAGTTCCCACAGCTATCAATAGGAAATCTTGCACATCGCAGGGACATAGCTATGGAACGTATGGAGGAGTATGGTGTTGGTATGGTTGACCCAGAAAGGATATTTGAATTTTATGACGACCTGCACAGCTATCTCGTGTCACAGGATGTGGATGGAGTCAAGGTGGATGTGCAAAACATACTGGAAACAGTAGCCACGGGTTCTGGAGGTCGAGTTTCACTTGCCAGAATTTTTCATCAATCTCTCGAGAAGTCCATATCTAACAACTTCCGAGACAATAGTATAATATGCTGCATGGCTCAGAGTACCGATTCTCTTTACAGGTACTAAACTCGTAACTTGGATGTAGTttaataatttatgtttttCTGAATGTAGTCACTTGCACTACGGGTTTGGTGGTGCTGTTAACACGATATTCAGATGGAAAAATAACAATAGCTTGATAAACTATTTATGCTTGGCAGTGCAAATACGAGTGCCATTACGCGTGCTTCGGATGATTATTACCCCAATAACCCTACTACACAGACACTGCATATAGCTGCTGTAGCTTTCAACAGTTTACTCTTTGGTGAAGTATTCGTCCCAGATTGGGATATGTTCTATGTATGAGATGCTCTTTCTGAATATGATTAGTTTTAACATTTGACAGAACTCAACCATGAATTTAAtgttaattttgattgttttcagaGCCTACATGATTCAGCTGAGTTTCATGCAATTGCTCGTGCGGTTGGTGGTTGTGGTGTCTATGTGAGGTATGTGCAGGCTAAGTCGATTTGAGTATGCACAATAAACGTACAGTAAAAGTTAAATCTACTTTCTATTCTCCAAGATGATAAAAACATAATATGCCAATAATCTGAGGTTTCTCTTGATTCTGCTCTGCATGAAATTATTCGCAAATCGTATGTATTAGTTGCCTTTCGCCTAACCTTGCATTGTTATGCCGGAGCCAGTGACAAACCtggaaagcatgattttgagatACTAAAAAGGCTTGTGCTGCCTGATGGAGCTGTGTTGAGGGCCAAGTATCCTGGAAGGCCTTCCCGTGACTGCTTATTTGTCGATCCTGTTATGGATGGGAAAAGGTATTTGTCATAATGTAAAAGTCCGTGA encodes:
- the LOC121785361 gene encoding probable galactinol--sucrose galactosyltransferase 2, which produces MWSTDLLQHTTHVYMFICFCNNALFMATAVSSTSLRTLRFKFNNLSPFSPPNGFLRLRRTSRCGGARWSMFVKAPPTLKNGVLTFNGRDTLLGVPENVLLTPCSDSAAFLGALSSQTSSRHVFKLGLIQGARLLSLFRFKIWWMIPRVGSSGKDIPAETQMLLLEAREEPNFAEPDGNTAYVLFLPILDGEFRSSLQGNIANELEVCVETGDSAGDSAKNGPGSSRAVLVNYGSNPFELIKESMKILQKYSGTFALRETKQLPGMLDWFGWCTWDAFYQDVNPQGIRDVLKSLSEGGTPARFLIIDDGWQDTANEFQKEGEPLREGTQFGARLMSIRENEKFRKASNYDSSGKPHSLKDFVSDIKETFGLKYVYVWHALMGYWGGLHPNCPGTQKYNPTVKFPQLSIGNLAHRRDIAMERMEEYGVGMVDPERIFEFYDDLHSYLVSQDVDGVKVDVQNILETVATGSGGRVSLARIFHQSLEKSISNNFRDNSIICCMAQSTDSLYSANTSAITRASDDYYPNNPTTQTLHIAAVAFNSLLFGEVFVPDWDMFYSLHDSAEFHAIARAVGGCGVYVSDKPGKHDFEILKRLVLPDGAVLRAKYPGRPSRDCLFVDPVMDGKSLMKIWNHNKFCGVLAVFNCQGAGAWPGLENTVQRDGLELTGDISPADIEYLTEIDLQPQTGDFAVFSFKSGFLFRVSLYGKLTVKLKTLQCDVFTVSPIKSYNEDLQFAPLGLINMYNSGGAIDAVEAINDPSFNKIRIRGRGEGVFGAYMSSEPKVCYVNMEEVHFNFSSEEHFLTVIVPIGTTSWEIDINH